In Mya arenaria isolate MELC-2E11 chromosome 1, ASM2691426v1, the genomic stretch GTTATTAGAATAACATAAGAACACGAACAAACACACACTGGCACAACATGTTAAGGTCGAAATTTCACTTACCATGGAACTTCTTGTCTAAGATCATCTGAGATAGCTTCTTCTCAACCTGTACCTGATGAAAATTAAGTTTATCATGTAACCATTTTATTATGAAGGCTTCTTTTATGACAAATCTTGCAAAACAGGAGTCAGGTTTTCATTAGTAAGCTAACAatagaaacaaatacaatttattgagcttaattttgttaacaatataGATTATCTTTACTGAAATACTgcttgattgttttttattgctttcacaATCAttaaaactagagctatcattGAATGGTACAGTGTCAGTGAATCAACTTCGCATACTCCATCACAAATATGCTTTGAtcatgtaaattttaatgacatcctcaaataaaaatgttggtACATGTTTTGCCAAgtataaatcaaaatcaaatgaaaaattTAAGTATGAAAACTTTTATAGATATAGTGCAAATAagttaaatttgtaaattacTAAAGTCAATGTTGAAAGGCAggattattttacttatttttttttggaaaggGTGACGTGGCTCTTTGTTAGGGGGAAAAAGCACCATTTTGGCAAAAAGCAGGAAAATACTAACATAATTCAAATTTCATGATGGCGCTATATTGCTACATTGCTAAATGTTAAGGTCACTAATcctaaaaaaaaagttgtttttttacctgTGTAGggcatttataaaaatatatataaatattaactttttgaGGGGGAATGATCCCTTATTTCAGCGCCAAAAGGGGCTGAAAAAAACCACTCTGGATTTTGTTAACAGTTTCCATCAGGTTATTTTTTTTCGATGTCTGACCCGACAATAACCTAAATGAGTCCTTTCAAACAAACATCTAAAATTGCAAATGTCATATTTCAATGCTATTTATAGAGTGACTGATAATTTATCAGGATTTATAGTAAATACTGCATGGGAAAAACTGATACTTACCACTGGTAACTTGATTAGGTTCGCAATATGCTGgacctgaaagaaaaaaattgtatatataaaatgtcTGTCATGTTGGCATCTTATCTTTACTTTGATATAATGGTTCTGAAAATGGTCAAACAGTTTTCTAGAGGGCATAGACGATGTTTCTAAATAATCTGCTTTAatcaataaacatgtaatctattaggcctaaaaaaaagtTTGGTAAGGACAGACAAAGTTTGGTAAGGACAGACAAAGTTTGGTAAGGACAGACAAAGTTTGGtaaggacagacagacagacatttcatttagacttgtacaatgtacaaaatACATCATCTACatagacatatatattttcataaaacatgtcaacgtgtatatacaacatgtaatggtaaatacgtttttgttttatataacacaaCATACTATGTGTAACAAAGCAACATACTATCATTTACTATGTGTAACAAAAAATGGAggctgaacttaatatttatcttttaacattcaacaaattatttcgaataacaagagcatatttaatatacaaagctagtttaatttattcatttctatcatttgatttcaataatcgTAGAAATTTGTATACAGAAGGGTGCATATAGTAACAACGTTTTAGATATTTCTTCCTAACATCGGAATAACATGgacatatgcatataaaatgaaattcatcttcaatatcgttaGTATTGCAAGTTAAACAGTACCGTTCCTCTCCAGGTATTCGGTTTCGGTTAGGGTAATGTatggattttatttatttatttattcaaatatactTCATGTCAAGATCATTAACTTGCAAATAGCACTAATTCTTGCAAAATTCCACTCTTACATTGCTGTTGTTATGGAGCTTTATTCTGTCAAAAAATTCAAGTTTCGTTTAAAAAAAGTGTCTATGGtggaaattctttttttttatatttttggaaaaaaaatactgaagtCGGCAGCTTTGATTTGGTAGGGGCGAGTTacctgaaacatttttttaggccttactagtatcacagacctataaaccatggattggcaactgcccaatatcggtgaaacgataagaaataataatttacccacaatccttagAGCGCGCTtggcaaatatcggaaaattccACTGAATCTCCGATCGGTGATTAATGGCAatcttcggttatttccgccaGCTCtgctgataattatttttaacaccaATCGACATGTCGCAAGTAATATGTTTGTAGTTTGTCGTTATTGCATTTTCTCTAATTATCGAAGTATGAATCAGGACCTAATATGTTCctgattaaatttaaatttagttttaattcatgttttcctacatgtatatattcagCCGATGTCGGACGTCTCGAAAACGACAACACGAtaagatctcggaatgaaatcACGCTGCACGCGTGAGTTTAAGCTAatcgcattaacacagatgagagttgccaatccatggtttataggtccgtgctagtataaacaaatattacctGAACTTTACTGAAGGGCTCTATAATTCTACACAGGTTCTGTTCCAGGAGATTGTCATACAGGGTCTTCAGGTGGGCGGAGACAATAGGATCATCCTCCAGCTGGGCTCTGTATGTAACCAGGGtctgaaacataaataataagcatttataatacatgtataacacacatgttactatatatagtagggatggcaacgagtacccgagtactcgatcgaacatccgagtactcgagtaccaaatcattactcgagtactcggaattttttttttaaaaaatctataaaaatcacctaatacacgatttacagacaaaatatcagatttggttagttgccaagaggacaatttaaggtccctctaatccccgcttgTGTACACAactgacctcaatcaattagttgaaagttgttgtgatagttcaaactgtcaacaaaggacacctatttcaaattagcactgatgtcaataagcgaagttttgatagcggtactttcacctacacaattctattgtataccaattagagacctttcaccaaacaatggacgctaacgagcgaaaggTAATCGAGAATTGATTtgttaatgggcgtattttaactatttttgcaatgattatcacaattgattggttgatattttaaatcaagaattatgaatattaatgaggtaaacaacaataacacagtacgaaaaactatcatttaaaaataaaattgtagagTAAACACCTGAACAACTGAACtgcgtattgaatttcgttcactatttttatgtatgctattaatttacgttcattgtaattctgattgttgttcatttctgcagtgcaaacttgtataaaatgaaacgaataagacaaattaaaagcctgaaacaacatttgttttctttttatatcattttatgttaaaatacgtaatgaaagattactttaaaggtgaaaatgaccaataatacgaccaacgcacaatatacgtcataaacgatacatgtatacacaatcttgtctttgcgaacacataatcaatttttccgagtaatcgagtacccgagtactcgatcgaacgattgtgcgagtactcgagtattaattttactactcgttgccatccctaatatataGTAATCGattgcatgatataaatatggCCAACAGATACATGTACCTGGTGGGCAAAACTTACACAAGCACAGCATTTTAGGGGGTTTAGGGTTTAAAAGGATTAATCAGTGTAACGAAAGTGAAATTACTTTTACTGTTAATGACATGTTCCGTGTTTTAGTAACAACTACTACCAGTAACCAGAAGTTTAAAATCGGTGAACGTGAAAGTGTGATGGGGGAGCTCCTAAGCTTGATTGACCATACATTTGTAGCTTGactcatatattaaataaacgtcAAAATTAGCCGATgtaaaaacaggaaatatttgaagactAAGCTTTTCACTGACAATATGATACGGTTTCCCCTACCTTTTGGAAATCTGCAAGAGATCGTTTGTGGCTGGCTGTGGCTATGGACTTCATTGCTTCAATGGCAGGGCCTTGGTACTTGAGGGAAAGTTTTCCACTCACAATAGCTTGGACCTCATCAGCTCTGAAATTCAACAATTCAACATATTTTGTCTTATCAATGTTCATATACCATGGCCTTTTCCCTTAAATAGTtaattttatgaagaaaaagaGTTAGAATTGTGACTACATGTACCAAGATGAACCACATAGTCGATTACCTCCGTCACATTACTACGCTAGGCTTTATTGTGTCCTTTGCTGATTTCGCTAATAAAAATATCCTTATCATGAATAATTACTGAGGCAGTGTTCCACAAGGTACCATATGCTTTCCCATAGAAAAGTTTGCTGAGTTTAACCGGGTCCACCTTTTCAGACTTATTTTAGACTGCAGCCAAGACCACAACTCCATAAAGGTTACTGAaactattgaaaataatttaagagtTGTCTTCCCTGCttaatgcatattcattaaaacaagattttgtcagtcaattgtccctCGGTAATTATGAAGTATAACAGAATTAAGTTCTGTGGTTGCTGACTATGTATGAACCACTGATTTCATGCATTTACTTACCttcaatgcatatttttatttcatatagaaGGAGCTTCTGATGGAGGTCTCCCCATgtgaacatttcttttttaaacaatcattattcTCCCTTAGTTtggagttgttgttttttcaatacaacaaacaacatgtattatttaactATTACAGAGCTTAAATGCAATTTCCATTACTTGATAactaatatgttcaaaatataaatcatagGAATATTAAATGTTTCTATTATCTCGACATCACATGACCACTTACGTATTCAACATAATCTTCATAAGCAGCATGTATTTTAGTGCTGTAATTGCCTTTGGGCTGTCTATGGAGTCGTAGCCTTCAAACCCTTCATAGAAGTAGGAGTAAGCTGTTTTAAAATCCCGCTCCTCCGCAGCATGCAGGATACCTGGAATATTGCAGTGttggtttaaactttatttattttactatgATTGTGAAGAACAGTTATGTTAACTTACTTATGCTTAGTAGCTCTATCAAGCACTTGTGGGGGAGCGTCGTCTAAGTTGTGGGGGAACTGgagtacccagagaaaaccaacttgtcagatttggtgaccacaaaccaaacatgTGCGCCATGGTCAAAAATCAAAACCTGGGACGCCTGGGTAACAATCGAGGGCACTTATCACTGCCTTAACCAGACATCTCAGTTCATTCAGTGATTAACATTGTATTACATAATGACATGAACATTTTTCACTACATACAAAGTAATAAACAAgaataaacaatatgtatttactACAAAGTtatacatgaaaaaaaaaaatcctgctATAGCTTTACTGTTTTAAGCTCCTCCTCAGCCATTTTTGTAAGCAGCCTTGATCATTAGTCATTACATCATGATTTCAAATGATATGAATACAAATGGAGACATCTGTCTCAAGTTTAGTGATGAAAAGTGAACTGAGTTTGAAGGAACAAGTAACAGTCAATAGGattaaattggcaaatacattatACTGCTTTATTCACTTACTTAGGTTAGCGCTGTCAAGACCTTGGAAGGACAATGCATGAAAAATCTCAACTCAAAGTGTCATACTCTACAATAGAAAAAAGCCCTATTAACTCACCTGACTGTTGATCCAGTGCAGCTTGTAATTTAGGTGGACAGTAGATCCCGTTCGCTGTGGTTCGACCAGAGGTCAAGGCTGCTCTGGCCTTGGGAAGGTTGGACAATGCATGGTAGATCTTTGATTCAAGTAACTGGACTTCTACTAGCAAGGCTTTATCGTCAAGTTTCTTTAATTCTCTTAACAGGGAGGAGGCTggaaaagtgaaaaaatatgAGTGATAgagtttcgttttatttttctgCTGGGAAATGTtaatcattttagaaaaatagCTAGGGTCATATAAGCACAGATTCTTTTGAAACTCCTCCTAGGCTTAatcgaccctagctgtgctcGCATAATGAAATTAACaacaaaatcagctgatttacaaacaagatatatttgaagaatggaaatattGCTGCCTTATTCTGAAAACATGTTAGAAAAGGTTAGCTATTTCAATTACCAATTAGATCTACCTGTTACTTTTTTTATAGCTTATgccattcaaaattaatttgtcATTACAGTACTCATTTCTTTACCATTCTTCCTGCTAATTAATTCCTATATTGCTGATATGTCCcacaaaacaaatttcaaaactgcttcaaatcattgaaaaatgacaaaacatgagTATTATACAGAATAATACATGGTCAATCATGGCTTTCAGTTGAAAAATGtatactactcaaaatttgCTAAGCACCAAAAAATGCCCACACCACTATGAAgtatgcatttaatatatttgcgatATGCTTATTGGATACGGTTTGGTGATGTATTGACATGATTACCAGTGTACACATAAGCGTCAATAACGGGTAAATCATTCGTGCATGGCATGGAAATGATGTACCCCTCGGTTTTCACGTTTTTTAGGTGCATTGAAAACATGTACTCGAAATGTGTAGGGTATTTAATCTTCACttcaacttaaaaaatctgAAGTTGTATGAGTTAATTATGGAAAACGGAAATGTTAGAAGACATTTGTCAAATGGAGAAATGTGGCGGGCAGTTGGGATGGTGGAACAAGGGGCTACCCATCGCCAGGTAGGGGAGGCCCTTGGTGTGCACCATACAATTGTCACCAGGGCCTGGGCGAGGTTTCTTCAGAATGGTACACCACTTAGGAGACATGCTGGTGGCAGAGGAAGGGCAACAACTGCAGCTGAAGACCGTTTTGTGGTTATTCAGGCTCGCAGAAGTCGTTTCGCGACAGCGACACAGCTTCGCGCCGACCTCCAGAATGCATCAGGGGTCAGAGTTTCTACTCAAACCATTCGATCTAGGTTGCACGAACGTGGTCTTAGGTCACGAAGAGCGTGTATATGCATTCCGCTTTCTCGGAACCACTGCCAGACACGATATGATTGGGCCTTGGATCATGTTGGTTGGCGTCGAATGGATTGGCGACATGTACTCTTCACAGATGAGTCCAGGTATTGCCTTGATTACACCGATCGGCGTGCAAGGGTGTGGCGGAGACCAGGCGAGAGATTCCATGCGGCAAACATTGCTGAACATGATCGCTATGGCGGCGGCTCCATTATGGTCTGGGGCGGGATCAGCTGGGATGGACGCACGGATCTCGTGGTCCTTAACCAAGGTACACTGACTGCCCAGCGGTATCGAGATGAGATCCTGGATACCCAGGTGAGATTGTATGCTGGTGCAGTGGGTGATCAGTTCATTTTAATGGACGATAATGCCCGCCCCCATACTGCCCATATTGTACAGAGGTATCTGTACATAGAGGGTATAACACGTATGGACTGGCCAGCACGATCCCCTGACCTCAATCCCATCGAACACATGTGGAATGAGCTACAGGTTAGACTTTCAGCACGTCAGGTCCAACCAAGAAGTCTCCAGGAGCTTGGTGTTATGTTGGTCCAAGAATGGAACAATATTCCACAAAGAACCATCAGGAACCTTATAGGGAGAATGAGGAGGCGATGTGAAGCTGTTATTAACAGCAACGGGTCACATACCCGATATTAATCCTATACCAGCTTACAATATTCCTTTTTtagcaaatttacaaaatttcacattcaatcaattttttttattttcaagggTCACCCTACTTAACTTCTAAAAAGTCACGGagaacaaaaaaaatcctttaaaaacTGTCGacatcattaaataaatcatctatctaaaagtataaatacttttcaaaactgTATTTCAAATGTAGTATAAGGTATGCATGTGTATAGTTTTGGTGCTTAGCAAACTTTGAGTAGtatataattctataaataataCAAGTATGGTAGAATGTATATAAGAACAGATGTAAACTcataattgtaatttaaaattattttgatataggtgctattttttatgtaataaaacagtcttcaaaatatttacatgcatAATGGGCAACAAACATAACTGTAGCCTTAAAAGACTTATATATGGGGATAGGGATAGGTTAATGGTGTATATATGAAGAAATGtccttgttttaatgaatggtattggtaaatttatttcttatctGTTTGATCTTTAAAAAGAAGAACATTATTTGTACACATAGTTACTTACTGAGGAGAAGTGCATCTGTGTATGACTTTGTTTCGAAGTACAGTGAAATCAGTCTAGCCTGAAATACAAGATACATGTATCTCACATTTGATAATCATAcaattattgtacatgtattaatgatgtacatgtaaatgtatcaAGCTTATTTAACTATATTTAGCTTTCTTAGTTTGAGTGGTTGTTAATATTTCCATGATTTCTGTGTTGTCCATGCACATGCCATATGATCACTTCCTATTGTGAACAGACTCAGTCGCAATATAGTCTCAACAAGAATtttcatataatacaaatagtcaccttttatttcatttgatttataaaattcaatgtaaataattgtgAAGCAATCAAATGTGTAGCTTGAAACACCGTTTACATGCCTGTATTTGTGTAAGATCATTATTCTTAAGACAGAAATCTTACCTCTAAAGCCTGTCGCAGGAAAGTTCTTTTCTCATCTTTGGCCCACTCAATACATTCTTTACAAAGGTCAACCTGAAAACAACCCATACATAAATCCTTGAACACTCGCGTACAGTATAGTCAAGTCAAAAGATAATCATAACTAACCAGACAAAAGGATATTTGACATGCTCATAAATCTTTCTAAAGATGgtctgaaaacattttatgattttgtgCGTCACTACCCGATTAATAGAACATAGAAATCCAAGTTTATACTGAATACTATTCTAAATGAATATAGAAAGAATAACATTATGTTGGGCAGGTGTTATTTCTGAAGCTTATACAGAAACAGTAATAATATTTTGGTCTGCACTGTTACTTTaggacaaataaaaatatatttgtggtTCTTGTGTCATGCTGTAAATACAAACTGGCTAGGTAGGTACAGATTTGTTTGCCtttgcaaaattatttatttgtgttcaaagtatgtatattgttgtacctgtttacatatatataacatacacattCTGATATTAATGAGGCcaggaaaataaaacaagttaacAGTACGACATTGTACAATCAATAGTACCACacggtttatatttaaaaagtacagcacatgaacataaataataacaatagcACAAGTGGTCCAAAGCACATAAAAAggttaaataataattacagtCCAGACTTAAAAATACAGTCGGTCAGGTCTTGTGTTAGTTCAAGAGTATTAAAAAGTCATTGCAACAATTCACTAAACCAACCTCTTTGCCAGTTTTAGCCTCCATGTCCAGGAAAAGATCCACCAGTGCACGGACAAGTTTCGCTGCCTTTGCCTTGCTAACAAGCCCCAAGAATGGACGTGTAAACTTGATCAGCCCAGCCAACTCTGTAAAAGAACAACAACTGATCTTTTACGATGTGATATCAAATTTGATTAGTTAACCTTATAGTTGATATAATGATATGACCCAATGAATATGTTAAGATGGTCAAATAATCAAAATTGATCTCACAAATGATTGAGGATGTCTTGGAggaaaaattcaaataaaatttgacaatCATGCTTAAAAAGAACTGAAATCcaacatgttgttattttaagtttttaaaacaatatgtaacacatatatattttagttacACTACATGTACACTATTACAATGAAGGAATTATGAATACTTCCCATAATAAGAACttgtgtaaatatgtatttagtcattgaaattaagaaattcaTTAACATtcctcagtgtgtgtataccgcgTGATATATTATGTCGtatatgctatgtcggaaggaaacattttgcttaaaatgaagactttaaacaaagataacttttcgttTACTACAccaattcaaatgaaacaactggcagtctatgccgcttctAGAGCCCGCCTCTGAATTATTTCCAGACGTTGATAAGTGactagtttcatcaaacacttcaacaaacctgtttccaaaataatgtttagacaGTGATCTGTCAGatggccgttttgtgaaaaggtttgttgaagaGTTtttagaaactaaactctcaaacTCTGGTGAAAGACCAAAgatggggctccgtaagcggcttAGACTgcgctatttttcatttaaaatggtgaaaaaatagtgaagttatctcagtttaaagtcttcattcagacgtagcatttatgacacaatttatcacgcCGAATACACACTCTGAACCTGAACACAGTAagttcatatttataaacatgagaTTATAAACAACAagcatgaatatataaacataaaac encodes the following:
- the LOC128232320 gene encoding 26S proteasome non-ATPase regulatory subunit 11-like, whose translation is MDELQKAIDLKGNNKNAAIDMFHSIVRRDVDMNSEESVKVKEQSILELGALLSQTGQPDELAGLIKFTRPFLGLVSKAKAAKLVRALVDLFLDMEAKTGKEVDLCKECIEWAKDEKRTFLRQALEARLISLYFETKSYTDALLLTSSLLRELKKLDDKALLVEVQLLESKIYHALSNLPKARAALTSGRTTANGIYCPPKLQAALDQQSGILHAAEERDFKTAYSYFYEGFEGYDSIDSPKAITALKYMLLMKIMLNTADEVQAIVSGKLSLKYQGPAIEAMKSIATASHKRSLADFQKTLVTYRAQLEDDPIVSAHLKTLYDNLLEQNLCRIIEPFSKVQVQHIANLIKLPVVQVEKKLSQMILDKKFHGILDQGSGVLVVFDEAEADRTYENALDTIHDMGKVVDALYNKAKKLS